In Thermorudis peleae, a genomic segment contains:
- a CDS encoding class I SAM-dependent methyltransferase: MVVERSTRPCLLCGQRFTGRAFLCRACAARYAAVPPTTAVRQLFYERVDEVYPQWANTYGAYNAPLGLLAWLRQQPRSARVVELGAGGGFLLQELAAWGFRDLTAVDLARTALRAIHERVPVARVIGGDAERLPLATAAFDVVIACDLLEHLPDPAEHVREVVRVLRPGGYYLIKTPNRLLGEPYYRLAGLYDYPFWHPSLFTPGSLARLLRAWGFSCRFVPQPALTPAQLRKLPSPVLRALARHLPVRALPVWLRPHLEVVAQRR, encoded by the coding sequence GTGGTCGTTGAGCGGTCAACACGGCCCTGCTTGCTCTGCGGGCAGCGGTTTACTGGCCGCGCGTTTCTCTGCCGCGCCTGCGCCGCTCGCTACGCTGCGGTGCCTCCAACGACGGCAGTGCGGCAGCTGTTTTACGAGCGGGTTGACGAGGTTTACCCCCAGTGGGCAAACACGTACGGTGCCTACAACGCCCCACTCGGCCTGCTTGCGTGGCTCCGCCAGCAGCCGCGGTCGGCACGCGTGGTGGAACTCGGTGCAGGCGGTGGCTTCTTGCTGCAGGAGTTGGCTGCGTGGGGGTTCCGTGACCTCACCGCGGTCGATCTCGCCCGGACGGCGCTGCGGGCAATCCACGAGCGCGTGCCAGTGGCCCGCGTCATCGGCGGCGACGCCGAGCGCCTTCCCCTCGCCACAGCTGCGTTCGATGTCGTCATCGCCTGTGATCTACTCGAGCACCTGCCTGACCCGGCTGAGCATGTGCGCGAGGTTGTACGCGTGCTTCGCCCCGGCGGCTACTACCTCATCAAGACACCCAATCGCCTCCTCGGTGAGCCGTATTACCGCCTCGCTGGGCTGTACGACTACCCGTTCTGGCATCCCTCCCTCTTCACGCCGGGGTCGCTCGCACGGTTGCTGCGGGCATGGGGATTCTCCTGCCGTTTCGTGCCACAGCCAGCGCTAACGCCAGCCCAACTTCGCAAGCTCCCGTCGCCGGTGCTCCGTGCGTTGGCTCGCCACCTGCCAGTGCGCGCATTGCCGGTTTGGCTCCGGCCACATCTTGAAGTTGTCGCGCAACGCCGGTAA
- a CDS encoding 3-isopropylmalate dehydratase large subunit: MPGKTFAEKALARASGQPTVTAGAIVDVRPDRILSHDNTAAIARAFAQLGFTRVVDPERLAITLDHAVPPPTVRHAQNHAEIRRFVTEQGIRHFYEAGRGICHQVLSEEALVLPGQLILGADSHTTHFGWLGAFGAGVGRSEVLALWATGELWLRVPESIRVELRGTLPPGVTTKDLCLRIIGDCGADGGIYRSVEFVGEGLRHLSIDSRMTIANMMAEFGVKNAYLEPDDQVMDWLAPRLARRTGRDLADCRAEIAAGALYPDPDAVYERVLSYDLSQLEPVVACPHTVDNVRPISEVAGTRIDYAFIGTCTNGRLEDLEAAAQVLAGRRIAPHVHLVVIPASAEVLREAMARGIAQQLVEAGAMLGVPGCGPCMGNHFGIPAPGEVVISSGNRNFRGRMGSPEAAIYLASPVAVAASALRGQITDPREVLATTATGGR, from the coding sequence ATGCCGGGGAAGACCTTTGCCGAAAAGGCACTAGCGCGCGCCAGCGGGCAACCAACGGTCACAGCGGGAGCGATCGTCGACGTACGACCGGACCGCATCCTCAGCCACGACAATACTGCAGCGATCGCCCGAGCCTTTGCCCAACTCGGCTTTACGCGCGTTGTTGATCCTGAACGGCTGGCGATCACGCTCGACCATGCTGTACCGCCGCCGACTGTGCGTCACGCACAAAATCATGCTGAAATTCGTCGCTTTGTGACCGAGCAAGGGATCCGCCACTTCTACGAGGCAGGACGTGGCATTTGCCACCAGGTGCTGAGCGAAGAGGCGCTGGTACTGCCGGGCCAGCTGATTCTGGGAGCCGACAGCCACACGACGCACTTCGGGTGGCTTGGCGCGTTCGGCGCTGGCGTTGGGCGGAGCGAGGTGCTTGCGCTGTGGGCCACCGGCGAGCTTTGGCTCCGTGTCCCCGAGAGCATTCGGGTCGAACTGCGCGGCACACTGCCGCCTGGCGTGACAACGAAAGACCTGTGCCTGCGCATCATCGGTGACTGTGGCGCCGATGGGGGCATCTACCGCTCAGTCGAGTTCGTCGGCGAGGGGCTGCGACACCTCTCGATCGATAGCCGGATGACGATTGCGAACATGATGGCCGAGTTTGGCGTCAAGAACGCCTATCTTGAGCCGGACGATCAGGTCATGGACTGGCTTGCCCCACGGCTTGCTCGCCGGACGGGCCGCGATCTCGCGGACTGCCGCGCCGAGATCGCCGCTGGCGCGCTCTACCCTGATCCTGACGCGGTCTACGAGCGAGTCCTTTCCTACGACCTCAGCCAACTTGAGCCGGTCGTGGCGTGCCCCCACACCGTCGACAACGTGCGGCCGATCAGCGAGGTTGCCGGCACGCGCATCGACTACGCCTTCATCGGCACGTGCACCAACGGCCGGCTCGAAGACCTGGAAGCAGCAGCCCAGGTGCTGGCTGGGCGGCGTATTGCCCCACACGTCCACCTCGTCGTGATCCCCGCGTCCGCTGAAGTCCTGCGCGAGGCGATGGCGCGCGGCATCGCCCAGCAACTGGTCGAGGCTGGCGCGATGCTTGGGGTACCCGGCTGCGGGCCGTGCATGGGAAACCATTTCGGCATTCCAGCGCCGGGGGAAGTGGTGATCTCCTCGGGGAATCGCAACTTCCGCGGGCGGATGGGCTCACCTGAAGCGGCGATCTATTTGGCTAGCCCGGTTGCCGTCGCCGCGAGCGCGCTGCGGGGGCAGATTACTGATCCACGCGAGGTGCTGGCCACAACAGCAACAGGAGGACGATGA
- the ggt gene encoding gamma-glutamyltransferase: protein MLEQEPLHRPPVLARNGVVATAHPLATAAGLEVLQAGGNAMDAAIAAALVTGVVLPAMCGLGGDAFALYYHAATGRITAFYGSGGAPARATREYFVSRGYQKMPYYGPLSISVPGAVSVYFTALERFGSWRPSALFERAIQYAEEGFPLTPDGSATIAAHAAELAKYPTSRAIFLPDGDVPPPGTIFRQPDLARTLRAVAQHGPEVFYRGDIGQEIGQFIEQNGGLLTASDLAGYACDVGEPIQTTYRGYTVFETGLPTQGVIVLEALNIIEQVDLAALDPLGPDLVHLLVEAKKLAFADRLAYCGDPRFVDVPLATLLDKEYARQRFAQLDRQRAQDDVPPGAINPRPGETTYLCVVDRWGNAVSFIHSLSAPFGSHVVAGRTGVLLNNRAGRGFTLEAEHPNVIAPGKRTMHTLNCWMVMRDGALRWVGGTPGGDQQPQWNLQALVQLIDYQRPVQDVVEWPRWQSFPGTDPINLPNPFALRIETRYPEATRQALAERGHRLELLGPWGSGGAMQVIARDPVTGVLTAASDPRAEGLALGF from the coding sequence ATGCTTGAGCAAGAGCCACTGCACCGCCCGCCGGTCCTTGCCCGCAATGGCGTCGTCGCGACAGCGCATCCGCTGGCGACGGCCGCCGGTCTGGAAGTCCTCCAGGCTGGTGGCAACGCCATGGACGCCGCGATTGCCGCCGCGCTCGTCACGGGCGTCGTGCTGCCGGCTATGTGCGGCCTTGGCGGCGATGCCTTTGCGCTCTACTACCACGCTGCCACAGGACGCATTACAGCCTTCTACGGCTCGGGTGGTGCGCCAGCCCGAGCCACGCGTGAGTACTTCGTCAGCCGCGGCTACCAGAAGATGCCCTATTACGGCCCGTTATCGATCTCCGTTCCCGGCGCTGTCTCCGTCTACTTCACGGCGCTGGAACGCTTCGGCTCCTGGCGGCCTTCAGCACTCTTCGAGCGAGCTATCCAGTACGCTGAAGAGGGCTTCCCCTTGACGCCAGATGGCAGTGCGACGATCGCGGCCCATGCAGCGGAACTCGCCAAGTATCCAACCTCGCGGGCCATCTTCCTCCCGGATGGTGATGTGCCGCCTCCTGGCACCATCTTTCGCCAGCCTGACCTCGCGCGGACGCTCCGCGCCGTTGCGCAGCATGGCCCTGAGGTATTCTACCGGGGTGACATTGGCCAGGAGATTGGCCAGTTCATCGAGCAAAACGGCGGCCTCTTGACTGCCAGTGACCTTGCCGGCTACGCCTGTGACGTCGGCGAGCCAATCCAAACTACCTATCGCGGCTACACCGTCTTCGAGACTGGCTTGCCCACGCAAGGTGTGATCGTGCTTGAAGCGCTCAACATCATCGAACAGGTGGATCTCGCCGCGCTTGACCCGCTCGGTCCCGATCTCGTCCATCTCCTTGTTGAGGCCAAGAAGCTGGCGTTCGCTGACCGCCTTGCCTACTGCGGCGACCCGCGCTTTGTCGATGTCCCACTCGCAACCCTGCTCGACAAGGAGTACGCGCGTCAGCGCTTTGCCCAGCTCGATCGCCAGCGCGCGCAGGATGACGTTCCACCCGGCGCGATCAATCCTCGCCCTGGCGAGACAACCTACCTCTGCGTCGTCGACCGGTGGGGCAACGCGGTCTCCTTCATTCACAGCCTCTCTGCTCCCTTCGGCAGCCATGTTGTCGCCGGCCGGACAGGCGTGTTGCTCAACAACCGGGCTGGCCGGGGGTTCACGCTCGAAGCCGAGCATCCCAACGTGATCGCGCCCGGCAAGCGCACCATGCACACCCTCAACTGCTGGATGGTCATGCGCGATGGCGCGCTTCGCTGGGTTGGCGGCACACCAGGCGGCGACCAGCAACCGCAGTGGAACCTGCAGGCACTTGTCCAGCTGATCGACTACCAGCGACCAGTGCAGGACGTCGTCGAATGGCCGCGCTGGCAGAGTTTTCCTGGCACTGATCCCATCAACTTGCCCAACCCCTTTGCCTTGCGCATCGAGACGCGCTATCCCGAAGCGACACGCCAGGCGCTGGCTGAGCGCGGTCACCGGCTCGAGTTGCTTGGCCCCTGGGGATCTGGTGGGGCAATGCAAGTGATCGCGCGCGATCCTGTCACCGGCGTGTTGACAGCGGCAAGCGACCCACGCGCCGAGGGGCTCGCACTCGGCTTCTAG
- a CDS encoding acyltransferase family protein yields the protein MADEAGRARVHAAFWERYRALDAAHAVDTPVVQRRRSPRLPHVPAIDGLRALAVAAVVIYHAAPSWLPGGFLGVTVFFVISGYLITSLLLAEQATQGRIDLPRFWLRRARRLLPALYAMLVLLLAYVELTDPAEVARLRGDVLAAFFYVTNWAFVFRHQPYFVVMGRPPLVQHLWSLAVEEQFYLVWPVICAVWLARWPKRRAVATVGIGIVVSALLMAVLARGIGENPRAYYGTDTRAAELLIGALLAWLWPLRARPASAATASTDRRWLAEVASWLSLGVLVFCLVMLNEAHPALYRGGFAVTALASAAVLVLVTHPLSRSLPAVLTLRPVQWVGLRSYSIYLWHWPVIMLTRPQLDVPLQGLPLFVLRCLVTAILAELSYRFIEQPFRTGLVGRLWQTWRREQVAALRQRTGMLGMTVVSCGIVFVAAVMISAARAKPSAPPTYLTVTAVHTIGNGAAAVAATPTLPPTPTLLPTPTSIPVPVTASPAETPQVTPTSAPSPTLVPPTPTPVPTPTAPASLLARYHVTAIGDSVMLGALQPLQDALPNLGIDAEVGLSLPRALSLLQSRAKAGQLGQIVVIHVGNNGWMTEDEVEQLFDIIGDTRQVILVNVKVPRQWEANNNAVLARVSQRHPNATLIDWHAASTGHPEYFWDDGIHLRPEGAQAYAHLVVAQVQAAAQRLAQAGVH from the coding sequence ATGGCGGACGAAGCGGGAAGAGCGCGGGTTCACGCAGCCTTCTGGGAGCGCTATCGGGCGCTCGATGCAGCGCACGCAGTCGATACGCCGGTCGTCCAGCGGCGGCGTTCGCCGCGTTTGCCGCATGTGCCTGCAATCGACGGGTTGCGAGCGCTCGCCGTTGCCGCTGTTGTCATCTACCATGCCGCGCCATCGTGGTTGCCTGGCGGGTTTCTTGGCGTCACTGTCTTCTTCGTCATCAGCGGCTACTTAATCACGAGTCTGCTGCTTGCTGAGCAGGCGACCCAGGGGCGTATCGACCTGCCGCGGTTCTGGCTCCGCCGGGCCCGGCGACTCCTCCCAGCCCTCTACGCAATGCTCGTGTTGCTGCTCGCCTACGTCGAGCTCACTGACCCCGCCGAGGTCGCTCGCCTCCGTGGTGACGTGCTCGCAGCTTTCTTCTACGTCACCAACTGGGCGTTTGTCTTTCGTCACCAACCCTATTTTGTGGTCATGGGGCGCCCGCCGCTTGTGCAACATCTCTGGTCGCTCGCGGTCGAGGAACAGTTCTACCTTGTCTGGCCGGTCATCTGTGCAGTATGGCTGGCCCGGTGGCCCAAGCGCCGCGCGGTCGCTACCGTCGGCATAGGCATTGTCGTCTCTGCTCTGCTGATGGCGGTGCTTGCTCGCGGCATTGGGGAGAATCCCCGAGCCTATTACGGCACCGATACCCGCGCGGCCGAGTTGCTCATCGGTGCGCTGCTCGCCTGGCTCTGGCCGCTACGTGCGCGCCCGGCGTCCGCTGCCACAGCCAGCACCGACCGGCGTTGGCTGGCGGAAGTCGCGAGTTGGCTGAGCCTTGGTGTTCTCGTCTTCTGCCTGGTGATGCTGAACGAAGCCCATCCCGCCCTCTATCGCGGCGGCTTCGCGGTGACAGCACTGGCCAGCGCCGCTGTGCTTGTCCTTGTCACTCATCCCCTGTCGCGGAGCCTGCCAGCCGTGCTCACCCTGCGTCCAGTGCAATGGGTTGGCTTGCGTTCATATAGCATCTACCTCTGGCACTGGCCGGTGATCATGCTGACCCGTCCCCAGCTCGACGTGCCGCTGCAGGGATTGCCGCTCTTTGTCCTCCGCTGCCTCGTGACGGCCATCCTGGCAGAGCTATCGTACCGGTTCATTGAGCAACCCTTCCGCACTGGCCTGGTCGGGCGCCTCTGGCAGACCTGGCGTCGTGAACAAGTCGCAGCGCTGCGGCAGCGGACAGGTATGCTCGGGATGACAGTCGTCTCGTGCGGCATCGTGTTTGTTGCCGCGGTGATGATTAGCGCAGCACGGGCCAAGCCGTCTGCGCCTCCTACCTACCTCACAGTCACCGCGGTGCATACGATCGGCAATGGCGCTGCTGCGGTGGCTGCGACACCGACGCTGCCGCCGACCCCGACACTGTTGCCGACGCCGACTTCGATACCCGTGCCCGTGACGGCATCGCCAGCCGAGACGCCGCAAGTGACACCAACCAGCGCTCCTTCCCCCACACTGGTGCCGCCGACGCCCACACCAGTGCCCACGCCCACCGCGCCAGCCTCACTCCTTGCGCGCTATCACGTGACGGCGATCGGCGACTCCGTCATGCTCGGAGCCTTGCAACCGCTCCAGGACGCACTGCCGAACCTGGGCATCGATGCGGAAGTCGGCCTCTCACTGCCACGAGCGCTGTCGTTGCTCCAGAGCCGAGCAAAGGCCGGCCAACTTGGCCAGATTGTCGTCATTCACGTCGGCAACAACGGCTGGATGACCGAGGACGAGGTCGAGCAACTCTTCGACATCATCGGCGATACCCGCCAGGTGATTCTCGTGAATGTGAAAGTGCCGCGCCAGTGGGAGGCGAACAACAACGCCGTGCTCGCCCGCGTCAGCCAGCGCCATCCGAACGCAACGTTGATCGACTGGCACGCCGCCAGCACCGGGCATCCAGAATACTTCTGGGACGACGGCATCCACCTCCGTCCAGAGGGCGCGCAGGCCTATGCGCATCTTGTTGTCGCGCAGGTGCAGGCCGCGGCCCAGCGCCTTGCGCAGGCCGGTGTGCACTAG
- a CDS encoding SH3 domain-containing protein, with product MKRPLTWLLLASGLLIAGCRAPLALVADLPPTSSTVTVSTTISQPFYSAADGLDGITIGLNIPTSFTPGTQPALTNGARVEVSYAPELDPRYPDRDFYAWPSSEDWLGELVDGRVVGQSFLSRYPGLNGITVRVSTYGADFAPGTGTLRNDGPVAVREAPIAGNEITVLPGGVQVAVDGAREGWAHVRLPDGRSGYIDEARFASLPPATRHNTGVLILRLYDDQTGALLREAQLNVADLHDESHVTFSFDPLPDSYQRLYRFTITARGSTPGHAVTLRYAPADVYPEGMRYEGDTPAGGDLIFRPTFAPTVLTSGALDDGHWSGLTNTIELHLPPAHPTRDCYLRLTVRAGTRSLFVRWSWTRPPGGLPFESADNPGAPAGGLVFNAHYTDTVPLGSILHGMASTYARRVLGDPVLITLEALLVVVALGWWAVTHRRDVFAWWEARRGR from the coding sequence ATGAAGCGACCTCTGACCTGGCTGCTGCTCGCCTCCGGACTGCTCATCGCCGGTTGTCGTGCACCCCTCGCGCTTGTTGCTGACTTGCCGCCAACGTCCAGCACGGTTACGGTGTCCACAACCATTAGCCAGCCGTTCTATTCGGCTGCGGATGGTCTCGATGGCATTACCATTGGCCTGAACATTCCGACCTCCTTTACGCCCGGTACCCAACCCGCGCTCACCAACGGCGCGCGCGTCGAGGTAAGCTATGCGCCTGAGCTCGATCCTCGCTATCCCGACCGGGATTTCTATGCCTGGCCGTCAAGTGAGGATTGGCTCGGGGAGCTGGTTGACGGCCGGGTGGTGGGGCAATCGTTCCTCTCGCGCTATCCTGGGCTGAACGGCATCACCGTGCGCGTCAGCACCTATGGCGCCGATTTCGCCCCAGGCACTGGCACGCTCCGCAACGATGGCCCGGTCGCCGTGCGTGAAGCGCCGATTGCTGGCAACGAGATCACCGTCTTGCCCGGTGGCGTGCAGGTCGCGGTTGACGGGGCGCGCGAGGGCTGGGCGCATGTCCGTCTGCCTGACGGCCGCAGCGGCTACATCGACGAGGCACGCTTCGCTTCGCTGCCACCGGCGACACGCCACAACACTGGCGTGCTGATCTTGCGACTCTATGACGACCAGACCGGCGCCCTGCTCCGCGAAGCGCAGCTCAACGTCGCTGACTTGCACGACGAAAGCCATGTCACCTTCTCGTTCGACCCACTGCCAGACTCTTACCAGCGGCTCTACCGGTTCACCATTACCGCTCGTGGATCAACACCCGGCCATGCGGTGACCCTGCGGTATGCCCCGGCGGACGTCTACCCCGAGGGCATGCGCTACGAAGGCGACACGCCAGCCGGCGGTGATTTGATCTTCCGCCCGACCTTTGCCCCAACCGTGTTGACCAGCGGGGCGCTCGACGACGGCCATTGGTCAGGCTTGACTAACACCATCGAGCTGCATCTACCGCCCGCCCACCCGACGCGCGACTGCTACCTGCGCCTCACCGTGCGTGCTGGCACGCGGTCGCTCTTCGTGCGCTGGTCATGGACGCGCCCGCCAGGCGGGCTGCCGTTTGAAAGTGCGGACAACCCTGGTGCACCGGCTGGTGGTCTCGTCTTCAATGCCCACTATACTGACACCGTTCCGCTTGGCTCGATTCTCCACGGCATGGCAAGCACTTATGCCCGCCGCGTCCTTGGCGATCCCGTCCTGATCACCCTCGAGGCGCTGCTTGTCGTCGTTGCGCTTGGCTGGTGGGCAGTGACGCATCGGCGTGACGTGTTCGCCTGGTGGGAGGCACGCCGTGGTCGTTGA
- a CDS encoding GatB/YqeY domain-containing protein, translating into MPGLAERLLADLQEAVRSGDVTRREVIRFLRAEIKNVEIEKGRPLTDDEIIEVIRRQIKMRREAIEQFAQGGRTDLVDRESAQIAVLEQYLPPQLSPDELLALARQVVEEVGAAGPKDMSKVMPVLRARVGPRAEGQAIADAARQALNERATAHPSS; encoded by the coding sequence GTGCCGGGTTTGGCAGAGCGCCTGCTAGCTGACCTGCAGGAAGCCGTACGAAGTGGCGATGTCACACGCCGCGAAGTCATCCGCTTTCTGCGGGCCGAGATCAAAAATGTCGAGATTGAGAAGGGCCGTCCCTTGACCGATGATGAAATCATTGAAGTCATTCGCCGGCAGATCAAGATGCGGCGTGAGGCGATTGAGCAGTTTGCGCAGGGCGGCCGCACTGACCTGGTTGACCGCGAGTCAGCACAGATTGCTGTGCTGGAACAGTACTTGCCGCCTCAGCTTTCGCCCGATGAACTCCTTGCGCTTGCCCGGCAGGTCGTTGAAGAGGTCGGCGCAGCTGGGCCGAAGGATATGAGCAAGGTTATGCCAGTGCTCCGCGCACGCGTCGGACCACGGGCTGAGGGACAGGCCATTGCTGATGCAGCTCGCCAAGCGCTGAACGAGCGAGCGACGGCGCATCCTTCGTCATGA
- a CDS encoding glycosyltransferase 87 family protein yields MIEVTERTTTTVQPLRQRRSWRRWLVSPAAVWALGLAVRLLLMPISFHSDLYQIYSRSAMMLEQGGWFSWSGQVMVQLLHTLWLAAIRWLLPGSDGIWSPYSGVAGIGAQPQDLSRFLAYPDLPRALFLLKLPYLAADATIALLLQQLAAPRWRTRVLALWWLNPITIYTSAVFGRHDAIAIALVVLGLVLAQRRRPLLGLIPVVLGGLVRFFPLFILPYYILAFRRSWREVLGLLILAGCVWLGLDTLVLMRTGASPTLTLLNDYPHVRYLLAIAVVDANGDPLPIFPVVYLAMLLSWIRRDGRGIRAAVGGSAATLLLLIALTPFNPQYVIWTVPLLSLIVATDLRRLLAHAAQVGLFLLWLARWGSSATWSLFAPLGPALVQQLPDPQLLAAALLPTTVWQPTVRALFVGASLWLAWEAYHWAVACDAARSVSVEEEGWQ; encoded by the coding sequence ATGATTGAGGTGACTGAGCGCACCACCACGACGGTGCAACCGCTGCGCCAACGCCGATCCTGGCGTCGCTGGCTCGTCTCTCCTGCTGCAGTGTGGGCGCTTGGCCTGGCCGTCCGTTTACTGCTGATGCCGATCAGCTTCCATTCTGACCTCTATCAGATCTATTCGCGCAGCGCCATGATGCTGGAGCAGGGTGGATGGTTCAGTTGGAGCGGCCAGGTGATGGTGCAGCTGCTGCACACGCTCTGGCTTGCTGCCATCCGCTGGCTGTTGCCCGGCAGCGATGGCATCTGGTCACCTTACTCCGGCGTGGCCGGGATCGGCGCGCAGCCGCAGGATCTGAGCCGTTTCCTGGCCTATCCTGACTTGCCTCGCGCACTGTTCCTCTTAAAGCTGCCCTATCTTGCCGCTGATGCCACTATCGCGCTATTACTGCAGCAACTCGCTGCGCCACGCTGGCGCACGCGTGTGCTTGCGCTCTGGTGGTTGAACCCGATCACGATCTACACCAGCGCCGTCTTCGGCCGCCATGACGCCATCGCTATCGCACTCGTTGTCCTCGGTCTGGTGCTTGCCCAGCGTAGGCGGCCGCTCCTCGGCCTCATTCCCGTCGTGCTCGGCGGCCTGGTGCGCTTTTTCCCGCTCTTTATCTTGCCCTACTACATTCTCGCCTTCCGCCGCTCGTGGCGTGAGGTGCTTGGCTTGCTGATCCTGGCTGGCTGTGTGTGGCTTGGGCTGGATACCTTGGTGCTGATGCGCACCGGCGCAAGCCCGACGTTGACGCTGCTCAATGATTACCCGCATGTCCGCTATCTGCTTGCGATCGCGGTCGTCGATGCCAATGGCGATCCATTGCCCATCTTCCCCGTTGTCTACCTTGCCATGCTCCTTAGTTGGATTCGCCGTGATGGTCGCGGGATACGGGCGGCAGTTGGGGGCAGCGCCGCGACGCTCCTGCTGCTGATCGCACTGACCCCCTTCAATCCACAGTATGTGATCTGGACAGTGCCGCTCCTCAGTCTGATCGTTGCCACCGACCTCCGGCGACTGCTCGCCCACGCCGCCCAAGTTGGGCTCTTTCTCCTCTGGCTTGCGCGCTGGGGTAGTAGCGCTACCTGGAGCCTCTTCGCGCCGCTTGGCCCTGCGCTTGTCCAGCAATTGCCCGATCCCCAGCTCCTCGCCGCTGCACTGCTGCCGACCACGGTCTGGCAACCGACCGTGCGCGCGCTCTTTGTTGGTGCATCGCTCTGGCTGGCGTGGGAGGCCTACCACTGGGCGGTAGCGTGTGATGCTGCGCGCTCCGTGTCTGTTGAAGAAGAGGGGTGGCAATGA
- a CDS encoding 3-isopropylmalate dehydratase — MMRWTGRAWVYGDNVSTDVLFPGKYTYTIVDPAEMARHALEDLDPTFVEGVQPGDIVVGGRNFGCGSSREQAVLALRAAGVRAIIAASFARIYFRNAVNHGVLPIQCPEAAAVIQHGERVTIDTEARTITCAAGTFTFPPLSPSVQAILDAGGLIPMLCQRFGRPVPPNFQLPG, encoded by the coding sequence ATGATGCGGTGGACTGGACGAGCCTGGGTCTATGGCGACAACGTAAGCACCGATGTCCTTTTCCCCGGCAAGTACACGTATACGATCGTTGATCCAGCTGAGATGGCTCGCCATGCCCTCGAAGACCTTGACCCGACGTTCGTCGAGGGGGTACAGCCAGGCGACATCGTGGTTGGTGGCCGCAACTTCGGCTGTGGCAGCTCGAGGGAGCAGGCAGTGCTGGCACTGCGGGCAGCCGGGGTGCGGGCCATCATCGCGGCATCGTTCGCCCGCATCTACTTTCGCAACGCGGTCAACCACGGTGTGCTGCCGATCCAGTGTCCGGAGGCTGCCGCAGTGATCCAGCACGGCGAGCGGGTCACGATCGATACGGAGGCTCGCACCATCACGTGCGCCGCTGGCACGTTCACCTTTCCGCCGTTGTCGCCGTCAGTGCAAGCGATTCTTGATGCCGGCGGACTCATCCCGATGCTCTGCCAGCGGTTTGGCCGCCCGGTACCACCGAATTTCCAGCTGCCTGGCTAG
- the lysS gene encoding homocitrate synthase, with product MSLPPFALIDTTLREGEQFAYAHFTREQKIRIATALDAFGIDYLEVTNPAASPGSFADCRALTQLGLRCKILAHIRCNLDDAARALEAGVDGLNIVIGASPYLQAYSHGLDVDAIIERATHVLTEIRRQAPTIALRFSLEDAFRSRLADLLRIYLAVDHLGIVDRLGIADTVGVATPTDVAWLVGLLRRITTRDIEFHGHNDTGCAIANAAAALEAGATHIDVSVLGIGERNGITPLGGLLARLYTRDPAALRQRYALHQLGELEQLVAESVGVTIPFNNPITGATAFTHKAGIHTKAVLNQPVSYEAIDPADFGRTRTIAIAHRLTGWHAVQARAAELGLQLDDARIRAVAAHVKALADTRPVTLDDVDALLRAEAERSTALSSSSR from the coding sequence TTGTCGCTACCACCGTTTGCCCTCATCGATACGACGCTGCGTGAAGGGGAACAGTTCGCCTACGCGCACTTTACGCGCGAGCAGAAGATTCGGATTGCCACTGCGCTTGATGCCTTTGGGATCGACTACCTTGAAGTCACCAACCCCGCTGCCTCGCCGGGCAGTTTCGCGGACTGCCGAGCCCTGACGCAACTGGGTTTGCGCTGCAAGATTCTTGCCCACATCCGCTGCAATCTCGACGACGCTGCGCGTGCACTCGAAGCGGGGGTGGATGGACTGAACATCGTGATTGGCGCGTCACCCTACTTGCAGGCCTATAGCCACGGCCTCGATGTCGACGCGATTATCGAGCGGGCAACCCATGTTTTAACTGAAATCCGGCGCCAAGCGCCAACCATCGCGTTGCGCTTCTCGCTCGAGGACGCGTTCCGCAGCCGTCTCGCTGACCTCCTGCGTATCTACCTCGCCGTTGACCATCTCGGGATCGTCGACCGGCTCGGGATTGCCGACACGGTCGGCGTGGCGACCCCGACGGACGTAGCCTGGCTTGTCGGCTTGCTTCGCCGGATCACGACGCGTGACATCGAATTCCACGGGCACAACGATACTGGATGCGCCATTGCCAACGCCGCGGCCGCGCTCGAGGCGGGCGCAACCCACATCGACGTTAGTGTGCTGGGCATCGGCGAGCGGAACGGGATTACCCCGCTCGGCGGGCTCCTGGCACGGCTCTATACGCGCGATCCAGCAGCACTGCGCCAGCGCTATGCACTGCATCAGCTCGGCGAACTCGAGCAACTGGTGGCCGAAAGCGTTGGCGTGACCATCCCGTTCAACAATCCGATCACCGGCGCGACCGCGTTCACCCACAAGGCCGGCATCCACACCAAGGCAGTCTTGAACCAGCCGGTCAGCTACGAGGCGATCGACCCTGCCGACTTTGGCCGGACGCGTACCATCGCGATTGCCCATCGTTTAACCGGCTGGCATGCTGTGCAAGCGCGGGCAGCCGAGCTTGGTCTGCAGCTTGATGATGCACGGATCCGCGCAGTCGCGGCGCATGTCAAGGCGCTGGCGGACACCCGTCCGGTGACCCTCGACGATGTCGACGCGCTGCTACGGGCCGAGGCCGAGCGCTCCACGGCGCTGAGTTCGTCATCCCGGTGA